From the Neobacillus sp. PS3-34 genome, the window AAACCGGCGGAAATCGTTTCACATCCAAAGGACCCAGCAAAACTGGCCTTGTTTTTACATGAATCCTTTCATCTTATTGAAGAGGATGATGCATTTTTCACCTCTGAACAAGCTGCGGAGAAAGCCTATAACGAACTTTATGGCAAATATTGACTCTTTCAAAATTCAGCTATTCTACATATTAATAAAGTACTAAAAATAGAATGCAAAGCGTAAATTTTTAACAAGAGATTTAATTCTTTTAACCCTTTACAAAGGTAAAGTGAAGTTGTAGAATATTCTGTATATTATCATTATCCTAAAAGGTTTTGACGAAGACGGCACTAAGAATTAGCTTTCAGAGAGTCGGTGGCTGCTGCGAACCGATGCTTCTTCTTATAATGCCTAGCACTTCTGAACTGGCCGGCTGAAAAATTAATTAGGCTGGCACGGCAATAAGCCGTTATCTTTATAAGAGGTTATTTTTTTTAGTAACAAAAGAGGGTGGCACCGCGTATACTCACGCCCCTCATAACAAGACGGTTATGTCTGTTATGAGGGGCGTTTTTATTTACTTTTTTTTAGAAAGGATGTTAAAGCCGATGCTAATTGATCAGAAGTTTTTATTCACTCCAGGTCCTACCCCAATTCCCGATCGCATACAACATGCCATGAATCATCCGATGATTGCGCACCGTGGAAATGATTTTCCAAAAATACTTGAAGAAGTCTCTTCCCGCCTCTCCCCCATTTTCGGGACAGAAAATCCAGTTTACTTAATTGCAGCGAGCGGTACCTCCGCATTGGAAACAGCTGTTGTCAATACAGTCGAAGAAAATGATGAGGTTATTGTAATCGTGACTGGTGTATTTGGTGACCGCTTTGCCAATATTTGTGAAGCCTTTGGCGCTAATGTTCATCGATTGAATGTCGAGTGGGGCGAAACTTGTTCGCCTGAACAGCTGGAACTCTTCATCAAATCAATTAACAAAAAAATCAAGGCTGTTTTTGCTACCTACTGTGAGACGTCAACCGGAGTTCTAAATCCCGTTAATCAATTAGGCAAGGTAACAAAGGATTTAACGGATGCCCTCTTTATCGTCGATGGGGTCAGCTGCATTGGTGCTGTTCCTATCGATATGAATGGATGGGATATTGACATTCTGGTATCTGGATCACAAAAGGCATTGATGCTTCCACCTGGTTTGGCATTTATCGCTATGAGCACGAAGGCAAGGAAAGTAATCAAAAATTGCAAAGCGAAAAGATTTTATCTGGATTTAAATCGGTATATAGAATCGTATGAAAAAGAAAAGTCCACCCCCTTCACCCCTGCAGTATCACTCATATATGGAGCGCTGGAGGTTTGCCGAATGATTGAGGAAGAAGGATTTGTACAAGTGATTCAAAGGCATCAGCTTTTAAAGACGATGGTCCGTGAAGGTTTAAAAGCTTTAGAGCTGCCGCTTCTCACATCAGATGAAGACGCCTCACCAACTGTCACTGCGGTTGTAACCCATAATGAGAAGACGAGACAGATTAAGAAAACCTTGGAGGAAAAATTCAATATTGTCGTTGCCGGGGGTCAAAAGAAACTAAAAGGAGAGATTTTCAGGATTGGGCATATGGGCTATTGTACGCCCTTTGATGTTTTAAAAATCTTAAACAGCATTGAAATGACACTTCATCAACTAGGTAATCACAATGCTTTAGGAACTGCAACGACAAGAGCTCAGGAGGTGTGGATCAAACATGTATAAGGTGCTTGTAACAGATACCATCAGTGACAGCGGATTAAAAAGCCTGATTGATCATCCCCATTTTCTGGTTGATCAGCAGCCAGGCTTACAGTCTAAACAGATTTGTGAAGTAATTGGGAAGTATGATGCGCTGATTGTCCGCAG encodes:
- a CDS encoding transcriptional regulator SplA domain-containing protein, with protein sequence MYHNPHTPSVANIKPAEIVSHPKDPAKLALFLHESFHLIEEDDAFFTSEQAAEKAYNELYGKY
- a CDS encoding alanine--glyoxylate aminotransferase family protein, whose translation is MLIDQKFLFTPGPTPIPDRIQHAMNHPMIAHRGNDFPKILEEVSSRLSPIFGTENPVYLIAASGTSALETAVVNTVEENDEVIVIVTGVFGDRFANICEAFGANVHRLNVEWGETCSPEQLELFIKSINKKIKAVFATYCETSTGVLNPVNQLGKVTKDLTDALFIVDGVSCIGAVPIDMNGWDIDILVSGSQKALMLPPGLAFIAMSTKARKVIKNCKAKRFYLDLNRYIESYEKEKSTPFTPAVSLIYGALEVCRMIEEEGFVQVIQRHQLLKTMVREGLKALELPLLTSDEDASPTVTAVVTHNEKTRQIKKTLEEKFNIVVAGGQKKLKGEIFRIGHMGYCTPFDVLKILNSIEMTLHQLGNHNALGTATTRAQEVWIKHV